A stretch of Hypomesus transpacificus isolate Combined female chromosome 7, fHypTra1, whole genome shotgun sequence DNA encodes these proteins:
- the spi2 gene encoding ETS homologous factor, with translation MNSFQENQTDLEVIFEFLEEYYRQNTGVGSERVEENCVWSTPLPVKERNGSESGLTYEGDKADLQPTQSKCNTATLNQTTVTLSELRSAPNSVFKWKSSTCHTEPAMRGRKVRLFHFLFEMLEDPDMAHCVSWVPEASGVFSFSSKYKDQVAALWGQRKGNRRLMTYQKMCRALRNYRRSGEIFKVKKKLTYQFSRDTLSALRMCHGKHSSTNAYKIETL, from the exons ATG AACTCTTTCCAGGAAAATCAGACCGATTTGGAGGTTATCTTCGAGTTTCTGGAAGAGTACTACAGGCAGAACACTGGAGTCGGTAGTGAAAGAG TGGAAGAGAACTGTGTTTGGTCCACACCTCTGCCTGTGAAGGAACGTAATGGAAGTGAATCAGGATTGACATATGAG GGTGATAAAGCTGACCTCCAACCAACACAATCAAAATGTAACACCGCAACATTAAACCAAACAACTGTCACATTATCTGAGCTTCGGTCGGCTCCAAACTCTGTGTTTAAATGGAAATCGTCCACATGCCACACTGAACCTGCTATGAGAG GTAGAAAGGTACGAttgtttcacttcctgtttgagatGCTCGAAGATCCAGACATGGCCCATTGTGTTTCCTGGGTGCCAGAGGCCTCAGGGGTCTTCAGCTTTTCCTCAAAGTACAAGGACCAGGTAGCAGCACTTTGGGGCCAGAGGAAAGGAAACAGAAGGCTTATGACATACCAGAAGATGTGCAGGGCTTTGAGGAACTATAGGCGTTCTGGAGAGATATTTAAAGTTAAGAAGAAGCTCACCTACCAGTTCAGCAGAGACACACTGAGTGCCTTGAGGATGTGCCACGGAAAACATTCAAGCACAAATGCTTACAAGATTGAAACTTTATAA
- the spic gene encoding transcription factor Spi-C codes for MHKMSSLDNDINQHFQDAIDVIQRHSSNPYDDPEFKYYEASQSTVRQSITEYPITHSSDLHYDWYQTTYHMDVNHLTHVVPDVSLSPSVMVESAQMYSILPPLRTGKGRKKLRLYEYLHEALHDTNMVDSIQWTDHGSGTFHFISKNKEKLAECWGQRKGNRKTMTYQKMARALRNYSRTGEIVKVRRKLTYQFNPMILQRLGNTHTPGHPSGHIGRDMHLHYHHHHQQQHAPLEQGYYPGSVAPEWPSGYGHFPHQVDCDLGTGFLSRSVTKV; via the exons ATGCATAAGATG AGCTCCTTGGACAACGACATCAACCAACACTTCCAGGATGCAATTGATGTGATTCAAAGGCACTCCAGCAATCCATATGATGATCCAG AGTTTAAGTACTACGAGGCGTCACAGTCTACTGTTCGTCAGAGTATCACCGAATACCCAATCACACATTCCTCTGACTTACATTATGACTGGTATCAGACAACT tATCACATGGATGTGAACCATCTGACTCACGTAGTCCCCGATGTTTCGCTGAGTCCCTCTGTGATGGTGGAGTCTGCACAGATGTACTCCATCTTGCCCCCACTGAGAACTGGGAAAG GTCGTAAAAAGCTCCGTCTTTATGAATACCTACATGAAGCACTTCATGACACCAACATGGTGGACTCCATCCAGTGGACCGATCATGGCAGTGGAACCTTCCACTTCATCTCCAAGAACAAGGAGAAGCTAGCAGAGTGCTGGGGACAGCGCAAGGGTAACCGCAAGACCATGACCTATCAGAAGATGGCACGGGCACTACGCAACTATAGTCGCACTGGCGAGATTGTGAAAGTGCGGCGCAAACTCACTTACCAGTTCAATCCTATGATCCTCCAAAGgcttggaaacacacacacccctggacATCCCTCTGGGCACATTGGACGAGACATGCACCTCcattaccaccaccaccaccagcagcaacaTGCCCCACTTGAGCAGGGCTACTATCCCGGTTCTGTAGCACCTGAGTGGCCGAGCGGGTACGGACACTTCCCCCACCAGGTAGACTGTGATCTAGGCACTGGCTTCTTGTCACGCAGTGTCACCAAGGTGTAA
- the si:ch211-214j24.14 gene encoding bcl-2-like protein 13, with protein MGDMDREDTKSLDSSDGMILPEERSENHSSVSDMVHLEREEAELLEEEDLGVEDEEEGTLEEDEEEMQSSMLSMLGGERELAELRGEISSTHPRAQADQGLRGPETVELLMSMEDPFQHLAHVTHVTPPMAMPVVKLEPPSATSTPVPSIPTAAEVAEQLYSMQELHPPPVLPQPQLESQTDSHCESTGTLPDAAEPTITEVQEKTQPEASLTPSHTEMPVLLCGCAALVAIVGVAAYGAMVYCRK; from the coding sequence ATGGGCGACATGGATCGCGAGGACACCAAGAGCCTGGACAGCAGTGACGGGATGATCCTTCCTGAAGAACGCAGCGAGAACCACTCCTCCGTCTCCGACATGGTGCACCTGGAGCGGGAAGAGGctgagctgctggaggaggaagacctgggggtggaggatgaggaggagggcaccctggaggaggatgaggaagagatgCAGAGTAGTATGTTGAGCAtgctgggaggggagagggagctggCTGAGCTCAGGGGGGAGATAAGCTCCACCCACCCTCGTGCTCAAGCCGACCAAGGCTTGCGGGGCCCAGAGACTGTGGAGCTCCTGATGTCAATGGAAGACCCGTTTCAGCACCTGGCACATGTCACCCATGTAACCCCACCTATGGCAATGCCAGTTGTCAAGCTGGAGCCGCCCTCCGCTACTTCCACCCCtgtcccctccatccccactGCCGCTGAGGTAGCAGAGCAGCTATATTCTATGCAAGAgctccaccctccacctgtcCTACCACAACCGCAACTGGAGAGCCAGACTGACAGTCACTGCGAGTCTACTGGCACCCTCCCTGATGCTGCGGAGCCCACCATTACAGAAGTCCAGGAGAAGACACAGCCTGAGGCTTCTCTAACCCCTTCCCACACTGAGATGCCTGTGTTATTGTGTGGGTGTGCCGCCCTGGTGGCCATTGTTGGAGTGGCGGCTTATGGAGCAATGGTCTACTGCAGAAAGTAG
- the atp6v1e1b gene encoding V-type proton ATPase subunit E 1: protein MALSDADVQKQIKHMMAFIEQEANEKAEEIDAKAEEEFNIEKGRLVQTQRLKIMEYYEKKEKQIEQQKKIQMSNLMNQARLKVLKARDDMISEMLNEARQRLSNVAKDSSRYPALMDGLVLQGFYQLLESKVTIRCRKQDVQMVQGSFQKNIPIYKAAVKNNIEVRIDQENYLSPDLSGGIEVYNADGKIKVANTLESRLDLMAQQMMPEIRVKLFGANMNRKFMD from the exons ATGGCGCTCAGCGATGCCGATGTACAGAAGCAG ATCAAGCACATGATGGCCTTCATCGAGCAGGAGGCCAATGAGAAGGCAGAAGAAATTGATGCCAAG GCCGAAGAAGAGTTTAACATCGAGAAGGGTCGTCTGGTTCAGACGCAGAGGCTGAAAATCATGGAGTATTACgagaagaaggagaagcagaTTGAGCAGCAGAAGAAAAT TCAGATGTCCAATCTGATGAACCAGGCTCGTCTGAAGGTGTTGAAGGCTCGTGATGACATGATCTCT GAAATGTTAAATGAGGCACGCCAACGGCTGTCAAACGTGGCTAAGGACTCAAGCAGGTACCCAGCACTGATGGATGGTCTGGTTCTGCAG GGTTTCTACCAGCTTCTTGAGTCGAAAGTGACCATTCGTTGCCGCAAACAGGACGTGCAAATGGTCCAG GGATCCTTTCAAAAAAACATACCCATTTACAAAGCAGCAGTGAAGAACAATATCGAGGTCCGCATCGATCAGGAGAACTACCTGTCTCCAGACCT CTCTGGTGGTATTGAGGTCTACAATGCCGATGGGAAGATCAAAGTGGCCAACACTCTGGAGAGCCGACTGGATCTCATGGCTCAGCAG ATGATGCCTGAGATCCGTGTGAAGCTCTTCGGCGCTAACATGAACCGCAAATTCATGGACTGA
- the ada2b gene encoding adenosine deaminase 2-A — protein MMVMSTRGSYKATLASAALMWFVTVCVGVPDPRQRDLIIRQEASRQTGGRVELTAAERRLDSHLHMLKEQEMTAVPFLPAMHFFKARPFIQKSKIFSLLQKMPKGAALHIHSFSLVSVDWLVKNVTYRPHCYICFTWDTSVRFLFSNGRPFPHWDCFSWYLIETLRANMDDPTGFDNSLIRNLTLFTEDPEKAYPNQDIVWEKFEKAFLAASGLVSYAPVFKDYIYKGLELLYEDNIMYLELRAGLSRTYELDGSTNDKAWSLRVYEEASQQFMAYHPDFLGTRIIISAHRTQSVYDVKAAVKEAIQLQKTFPQVVAGFDLVGREDSGRPLWYFREALSLPEQFGVELPYFFHAGETDMDGTDVDENILDALLFNTTRIGHGFAMAHHPLAKELSRQQNVPVEVCPISNQVLRLVSDMRNHPAAMLMSEGHPMVISSDDPSLFGTTGLSYDFYEAFVGIGGIRANLGTLKELAINSIRYSSLPSPLKQKGLAIWQKKWETFLSENTQWEY, from the exons ATGATGGTTATGTCCACTAGAGGGAGCTACAAAGCTACCCTTGCATCTGCAGCGTTGATGTGGTTTGTGACGGTCTGTGTTGGGGTCCCGGACCCCCGTCAGCGGGATCTGATAATACGTCAGGAGGCCTCCAGGCAGACAGGGGGCAGAGTGGAGCTGACAGCGGCAGAGCGGAGGCTTGACTCTCACCTGCACATGTTAAAAGAGCAAGAGATGACAGCTGTGCCGTTCCTTCCTgcaatgcactttttcaaggcACGGCCTTTCATCCAAAAAAGCAAAATTTTCAGCTTACTGCAAAAGATGCCCAAAG GGGCAGCCCTTCACATCCACAGCTTCTCCCTGGTCAGTGTTGATTGGCTGGTGAAAAATGTAACATACAGACCCCATTGCTATATCTGCTTTACCTGGGACACATCTGTGCGCTTCCTTTTCTCCAATGGACGGCCATTTCCTCACTGGGACTGCTTCTCCTGGTATCTGATTGAGACCTTAAGAGCCAACATGGATGACCCAACAGGCTTTGACAACAG CTTGATCAGGAACCTCACTCTGTTCACTGAAGATCCAGAGAAAGCTTATCCAAATCAGGACATAGTGTGGGAGAAGTTTGAGAAGGCATTCCTGGCAGCTTCTGGCCTGGTCTCTTATGCACCTGTGTTCAAAGACTACATCTACAAGGGTCTGGAACTTCTCTATGAGGATAACATCATGTACTTGGAACTAAGGGCTGGTTTGTCAAGG ACATATGAGCTTGATGGAAGCACTAATGATAAAGCGTGGTCTCTCAGAGTGTATGAAGAAGCATCCCAACAATTCATGGCTTACCATCCTGACTTTCTTGGAACCCGGATCATAATTTCCGCTCACAG GACTCAGAGTGTGTATGATGTCAAAGCAGCTGTGAAAGAGGCCATTCAGTTGCAGAAAACATTTCCACAAGTTGTTGCAGGATTTGACCTG GTTGGTAGGGAGGACAGTGGCAGGCCTCTGTGGTACTTCAGAGAGGCCCTGTCGCTCCCTGAACAGTTTGGAGTTGAACTGCCATATTTCTTCCATgcaggagagacag ATATGGATGGTACTGATGTGGATGAAAACATCCTGGATGCCTTGTTGTTTAACACCACCCGTATTGGACATGGGTTTGCGATGGCACACCACCCTCTTGCAAAAGAGCTTTCCAGGCAACAAAATGTTCCAGTGGAGGTGTGTCCCATCTCAAACCAA GTGCTGAGGCTGGTGTCAGACATGAGGAACCACCCTGCTGCCATGCTGATGTCTGAGGGACATCCCATGGTGATCAGCTCTGATGACCCTTCTCTGTTCGGGACCACTGGCCTCTCCTATGACTTCTATGAAGCCTTTGTGGGGATTGGTGGGATAAGAGCGAACTTGGGCACCCTCAAGGAGTTAGCAATCAACTCCATCAG GTACAGCTCTCTGCCCTCTCCACTGAAACAGAAAGGCCTAGCAATATGGCAGAAGAAGTGGGAAACATTTCTCTCTGAGAACACACAGTGGGAATACTGA
- the LOC124469614 gene encoding probable polypeptide N-acetylgalactosaminyltransferase 8, translating into MRLGWLRGLAPVMIMATALLLYISSIKHEIHSHGKHLQRAHLNDSVRNQHIIMRLESMEANINKLVKSLNSIDVKAEQPVEPAKHKEHKVVKKLYPNSYLFNKWGEDLSEDEQREAEELFKRYGYNAFLSDRLPLNRDIPDTRDPRCAQRKYTQDLPTLSVVLIYLDEALSIIKRAVRSVIDKTPSHLLKSIVLVDDHSSNEDLMEKLDVYIISINEERPGLLVRVRHSEQLGLTQARLSGWKAATGDVVAILDAHIEVHLQWAEPLLARIKEDRTVVLTPVFDRVNFDDLLVTHYHPSAHAFDWALWCMYESFRPEWYALKNESLPGKSPSVMGILVADRIFFGEIGALDGGMKIYGGENVELGIRVWLCGGSIEIIPCSKIAHIERAHKPYLPDLTITMKRNALRVAEVWMDDYKTNVNIAWNLPPKNHGIDIGDVSERKALRKRLKCKPFKWYLDNVYPELDSLDHLVAYGMVTNNLNPDICIDQGPVPGTIPVMYGCHGYSPQFCYYRTSGEIYIGLIKSHKYNSNRCLVDPGIGNVPGLYDCKLAKQKGFNMLWDFKQGSAIQNRDTQRCVELVKGKEAYHQLLLQACSGQNWTIQYVIKDF; encoded by the exons ATGAGGCTAGGCTGGCTCCGAGGGTTAGCCCCTGTCATGATTATGGCCACTGCCCTGCTCCTCTACATTTCCTCCATCAAACATGAGATACATTCCCACGGAAAACACCTTCAGAGGGCCCACCTGAATGACTCGGTCAGGAACCAACACATTATTATGAGACTGGAGAGCATGGAGGCTAACATAAATAAGCTGG TCAAGTCCCTCAATAGCATTGATGTGAAAGCAGAACAGCCTGTGGAGCCTGCTAAGCACAAGGAGCATAAGGTGGTTAAGAAGTTGTACCCCAACTCGTATCTCTTCAACAAATGGGGAGAAGATCTGTCAGAGGATGAgcagagggaggctgaggagctgTTTAAGAGATACGGCTACAATGCCTTTCTGAGTGACAGGCTGCCCTTGAACAGAGATATCCCAGATACTCGTGATCCAAG GTGTGCCCAGAGGAAGTACACTCAGGACCTTCCCACTCTCAGTGTAGTGTTGATCTATCTTGACGAGGCCTTGTCTATTATTAAGAGGGCTGTTCGCAGCGTCATCGACAAAACACCTTCACATCTGTTGAAAAGCATTGTACTAGTGGATGATCACAGCTCCAATG AGGACCTGATGGAGAAGCTGGATGTCTACATCATCTCCATCAATGAGGAACGTCCAGGCCTTCTGGTGAGAGTCAGACACTCTGAGCAGCTGGGGCTCACGCAGGCCAGACTCTCAGGCTGGAAGGCTGCTACCGGGGATGTGGTAGCCATTTTGGACGCCCATATAGAAGTCCATTTGCAATG GGCAGAACCTCTGTTGGCCCGAATCAAGGAGGACCGAACAGTTGTGTTGACACCAGTGTTTGACAGAGTCAATTTTGATGACCTACTTGTGACCCATTATCACCCTTCAGCTCATGCCTTTGACTGGGCTTTGTGGTGTATGTACGAGAGTTTCAGACCAGAGTGGTATGCTCTTAAAAATGAGTCCCTTCCTGGAAA AAGCCCGTCAGTCATGGGTATTCTTGTTGCTGACCGAATCTTCTTTGGGGAAATTGGAGCACTGGATGGTGGGATGAAGATCTATGGTGGAGAAAACGTAGAGCTTGGTATCCGT GTGTGGCTTTGTGGAGGAAGTATTGAGATCATTCCCTGTTCGAAGATTGCCCACATTGAGAGGGCACACAAGCCTTACCTACCTGATCTGACCATTACCATGAAAAGAAATGCCTTGAGGGTGGCTGAAGTTTGGATGGATGATTATAAAACTAATGTGAACATTGCCTGGAATCTCCCACCCAAG AATCATGGGATTGATATAGGAGATGTTTCGGAGAGGAAAGCTCTTCGAAAGAGGTTAAAGTGCAAGCCCTTCAAGTGGTACCTAGATAACGTGTATCCCGAATTGGACTCCCTGGACCACCTGGTGGCTTATGGAATG GTAACTAATAACCTGAATCCAGACATCTGCATTGACCAAGGTCCAGTTCCAGGGACCATTCCTGTAATGTACGGATGCCATGGCTACTCTCCACAG TTCTGTTATTATAGGACTTCTGGAGAGATCTACATAGGGCTAATTAAATCCCACAAGTATAATAGTAACCGCTGTCTGGTGGACCCTGGCATTGGTAATGTACCAGGTCTCTATGACTGCAAACTGGCTAAGCAAAAGGGCTTCAACATGCTCTGGGACTTCAAACAG GGAAGCGCTATCCAGAAccgagacacacagagatgtgTAGAACTTGTCAAAGGGAAAGAGGCCTACCACCAACTCCTCCTTCAGGCTTGTAGTGGGCAAAACTGGACCATCCAGTATGTAATCAAAGATTTTTAA